The Streptomyces rubradiris genomic sequence CTGGCCTTCGGATACGGCGTACACGCCTGCGTCGGACAGCGGCTGGCCCGGCTCGTCCTGGCCGAGGGGCTGACCGCGCTGGTGCTCGGCTTCCCCGGACTCGCCCTGGACGTGCCGCTGCGGGAGGTTCCGGTACGGCTGAAGACCCCGGTGCTGGGCGTACTGCGCCTGCCCGTGCGCTACTGATCCCGGCGTGTTCACGGGCGGCCGGAGGGCATCCGGCCGCCCGTTGGCGCTAGCGCCGTGAACCGGGGGCCCGATCAGCGCATGCCAGCAGCGAATCGCGGACGTGGTCGTGGATCGAGTCCATCTGCGCGGTCGTGAAGCACTGCGTGCTGTACGGCATCTCGATGCTGAACCGGCCGTAGATCGTTGCCGGCGACGCGAGCAACGGGCCCGCACCGCGCTCCGGGTCCCACCGGCTGGACAGCGGGAACTTGGTCATGTCGACGATCTTCAGCCCCTTCGGCGACGGCGGCCCGTCGATTCTTCCGACGTTGGTGAGCACCAGGCTGGTCGGCCAGAGCTGGGGGTGGGGGAGCAACCGGTCCAGTGCCTGCATCTCCATCGCCGCGTCACCCCGCTCGATGCCGGCGCGCAGCTCGGTGCTGAACCGGTGGCCGAGCTTGACCAGGTCGGCGCCGGCGGGCACGTGGAGCAGATCGCGGTACCAGGAGACCATGGGCACCATCGCCTCGTGGCCGAGTCCCGGCGCGAACTGGTTGCGCAGGTCGACCGTGCAGAAGCTGGACAGCCGGTGGTCGGCCAGTTCCTCGGGCAGGCCGGCGCGCACGGCCGCCAACAGTGCCGCGGCGACCAACCCGTTCACCGATACTCCGGTGTGCTTGGCGAAGGCCAGCAGACCAGTGGTCTGCGATTCGGTCAGTCGGAGCCTGCGCGAGGTCATCAGACTCTCCGCCGGCACCGGCGGGAGGGACCCGGCCGCCCGGAACGGCAAAGACGCCACCGGTGCCCCCTCGGCCCGCTCGAGCCGCTCCTGGACGTAGGCGTCGAGCTCGGCATCGCTGCGCGGCGGCAGCCAGTCCTCGAGCGGCGCCGGCCACTGCTGCTGTTGCGGCTTTGGGGCCGAGTAGCCGCCGGACTGGATGTCGATGTAACGCTGCCAGATCCGGTTGCAGAACGCGGTCGCGCTGCGGCCGTCGGAGATCGCGTGGTCGACGCCGAACATCACGACGTCCTCGTCGGTGCCGGTCAGCAGGACGGCACGCGCGAGCGGGCCACCGAGGTGCAACGGCTTGTTGTACTCCTCAAGCCGCGCACCGGGCTCGTTGCGCCGGACGTGCAGACGCGGCAGCTCGCTCGGCTCCAGCAGGCTGAGGTAGTAGTCGTCGCCGTCCTTCTCCAGACGGCTGCGCAGACCTGGCGCCTCCGCGAGGACAGCGGTGAAGGCCGCGTCCAGAATCCCGGCGTCGACGCCGCCGCGCACCACGCAGATCTGCAGCGCCTGCGTCCTGATCTCGCTGACGTACATCCGTTCCGACCGGGCAATTCGTCGGCGCATGCCTTCTCCTCGTTGTCTGGGTCAGCCGACTTCGCCGGCCAGGATGGCGCTGCGATACGCGTGCCAGTCACCGTCGTCGGTGACGGTGCGGGTCTTCTCGATGCCGGCCCGGACGGTGAGATAGCGGCGGCCCTTCAGCACCACCTGGCCGTCGGGGACCGCTCGGCTGTAGAGCTCGCCGCCGCCGCCGGCGGCGAGCGCGGCGTTGATCGCCTTCTCCGCCGGCGCCCAGTCCGACCGGTCGCGGACGTGCGTGGTGAACTCGTAGACCGTGCTCCACTGGCCGAGCCTGGGGCGGCGCTGCAGCGTCACACCGTCCCGGCCGGGGATGAGCCGGTACCGGCAGCCGTACTGGCGTTGATCGCCGGGGGCGCCGTCGAGGCGCAGCGGCTCGACGAACGACGGCCCGGCGTACCCGATGTCGGCCAGCCAGGACCCGCCGTCCACGCGGGCCAGGATGAGCATGTGCTCGACCTCGACGCCGTACGACTGGCGGCCTTCCGCCGTCGTGCCGGCGATCAGGTCGGCATCGAACCCGAGGTCGCGCAGCAGCCGCAGGAACAGCCGGGTCATCTGGACGCAGCCGCCGCCGTTGCCCGCCGCGACCACCGAATCGAACGTCGCGTCCTCGTCGAAGTCGACCAGATCGACCAGCCTGCCGCTCGCAGCGGGCACAGCCAGCGAGCCCGCACTGTTGAACGGAACGGTCTCCATATGCCGCTTGTGCAGTGCGACGAGGGTCGCCAGATCCGCGGCCGGTCTGCCGGCGGCGGGGTCGTACCCCAGCCGCCGCAGGTACGTGTCGCTGTCGTACATCCGTCCGTCCCTCTCCGGGGCATCCTTCACGCTGACAGTCGGCTAGCCGATCTCGACGACGACCTTGCCGAGGACGCCGGCCTGCACGGCGTCCTGTGCCTCGCCGGTGCGCTGGAGCGGGAACCGGTGGATCGGCAGCCCGGCTTCCTCTCCCACAGCGAGTGCCCCGTCGGCCGCCGCCCTCGTGATGTCGGCCGACGCGAGGTCCTTGTCGGCCGCGGACAGCGTCATCGCCAGCACGAACTGAAAGCGCAGGTTCCGGCCGATCGCCTTCTTGGTCGGGAACGCCAGCACGCTGTCCCCCTCGGTGCCGTACGCGGCGACGGTGCCGTTCGGGGCGAGGACCTCCAGGTGGGTGGCGATGTTCTCCGTCGCCGCCACCTCGACGATGAGGTCCACCCCCTGCGGCGCGAGGGCGCGGATGTCGGACTGGGCCGTCTGCGACCGGTACTCGACGGTGTGCGCCGCGCCGGCGCGGCGGGCCATTTCCGCCTTCTTCGGGCCGCTGACCGTCGCGATCACGGTCGCCCCGGACCAGGCGCCGAGCTGGATCGCGGTATGCCCCACGGCTCCGGCGCCGCCGGCGACCAGCACGGTCCGCCCGCTCAGGGCGCCGGGGCCGAGACGGTCGGGGCCCTTCTGCCCGGCGAGCAGGCAGCGTTGGGCGGCGACCGCCGGCAGGCCGAAGCAGGCACCGGTCTCGAACGAGACCTGCGCCGGCAGGGGGACCGCCTGGCGGGAGGGGACGACGGCGTATTCCGCGGCGGTGCCGTGGGGCCGCTTGTACGCCGCCTCCCACACCCACACCCGCTGGCCGATCCGTTCCCGGTCGACGCCCGCTCCGACGGCGTCGATCACTCCGCTGCCGTCGTTGTGCGGAATCACCTCGGGGAACATCAGGGTGCCGTTGCGGTGACCGAACTGCCGGCCCTTCCAGTCCGAGTGGTTCACCCCGGAGACCGCGACACGGACCCGCACCTCACCGGGACCCGGCTCGGGCACAGGCCGGTCGACGAATCGGAGAACGTCACTCTTGCCGATTGACGAATATATGATCGCTTTCATCGCGGGAGGTTATCCAATGCAGGTCGCCTGACAAGGTGGATGGTGCGGCGCCGTCGAACCAGGGGATGACGCGTGGCGGCAAAGCCGAGCCGGCAGGTCGGAAACCTGCCGGCTGTCGAATCCGACCGCGGATCCTATCGGCCTGAATCGTCGTTTTCTTCGAAAGCGGACACCAGCGGCCGCAGCGGAGTGAAATCGTGCCAGGGATTCTGGAGGATCTGACGCCAGGTCGCGTCGTGCCCGCGGACCTTGAGCCGGAAGTAGACCGTGCGCCGAACGGAGTCGGACGTGTTGCTGCCGACGTTGTGGCCGACCATGTAGTGCTTCAGCAGCATGTCTCCGGCGCGGCCGCGTACCTGCTCCCGTTCGGGCAGCTTGATGTCCGGGTAGGAGGTGAACGCGTCGGGCCCGTGCTCACGGAAGTACTTCGCGTGAGCGCGGTGCGTTCCCGGCCAGACGTAGAGGTTCCCGGTGTCGTCGTCGTCCTGGTCGGTGAGGAAGAAGCCGGCGAGCACGGTGAAGGTCCGCGGGGGTTCGTCGGCCTTCCGGCGCATGCCGCCGTCGATGTGCGGCATTCCCCGGTCGTCGGTGTAGGGCGGATAAGTCATCGCTATCTGCGTCTGCCACGGGTATTCCATGGCGCCGTCACCGGTGAGTTCTTCGGCGAGCGAGAAGGCCTGGGTGTCACGCAGGAGCGCCGCGAGTGCCGGCTCCTCCTCCCACTTGGGGAACATGAAGTGCGGTCCGGCGTGGCCTTCCTGGGGCGGATGCATGCGCAGCTGGTCGTCCACCGCCGCGTTGGCCGCGGCCAGGATGTCCGGAGGCACGACGTCCCGGATCACGATGTAGCCGCGTTCGGCGAACTCCTGCAGCTGGTCACGGGTCAACATCCGCCGCACACTCAGCGTCCGCGAGTCGATGCTGTCAGGCATGGCCTCGGTGGGAGCGGCCGGCGCGGCGCGCCTGGCCGATTCCAGGATCGCCTGCTCGATCGCCGTCGTGGCGGACGCGCCACCGCGGGTCAGGGCGGCAATTGCCTGCTCGATCCGCTCGTCAACGCGAATGGTGATCGTGTCGTTTTCAGCCACGAACTTGCCACCCTTCCTGGTGCACCTCGTTGTGTGGAACGTGCAGCCGATGCTATGGCGGACAAGGAGACGCCCATATCCCTCGGTCTGACAGCACGTGCGCACCCCGTGCCCGTCCGGCCCCCGCGCGCAGCGCGCGGCAATGAGTCCCGGGAAGGGAGCGGCGAGGCACCCGCCGTCACCTCGGGTGAACAACCGGCCGCAGTACTAGCAGGGTGTGTGATGCCAGGTCCCCGCGGTGCGGTTCTACCGTCTGCGGTGAGCACCGTGCGGGCCGGGTCGTAGGAAAAGGGTGAGCTTCATGGGTGTGGCGCAGTCCGAACGGACACTGTCCGGTTGTCCCGCCCATCACGACGGGTCGCACGGATGCCGTAGAACGCCATGATATTCCGCGTACTCGGCCCGCTGGAGGTCGCAGTGGAGGGCGCCGCCGAAAAGCCCTCGGCACCCAAGGTCCGCTGGACACTCGCCCTGCTGCTGCTTCACGCGAACCAGGTCGTCGGCCACTCCTCGATCCTTTACGAGTTGTGGGGCGAAAACCCCCCGTGCAGTGCCGTCGCCACCGCGCAGACCTACGTCTACCAGATACGCAAGAAATATCAGCGCCGGTTCGACCGGATCGGCTGGGGCGCATTGGTGGAGACCCGTCCGTCCGGGTACGTGCTCCGGGCGGAAGAGTCGGAGATCGACGCGCAGGTGTTCGAGCGGTTGAGCGAGCGGGCGCGCGCGTCGCTGACGGCGGGGCACACCGAGCAGGCCGCGCGGCAGCTGCGCGAGGCGCTCGCACTGTGGCGCGGGCGAGCGCTGGCGGATGTCTCGGCGGGATCGGTGCTGGCGCCGCGCATCATGCACCTGGAGAAGAGCCGGATGCGGACGCTGCGGTTGCGCATCTTCGCCGATCAGCGGCTCGGCCGCCACCGTGAGCTGCTCCCGGAACTGCAGTTCCTCGCGGCCGCCAACCCCCTCGACGAGTGGTTCCACCAGCAGTTGATGATCGCGCTCGTCGAGACGGGCCGGCGTGCCGACGCCCTGGAGGCGTATCACCGGCTGCAGTCCACCCTCGGCGCGGAGCTGGGCGTGCGGCCCTCGCCGAGGCTGCACAAGCTCCGGCACGACGTGCTCACCGGAGTGCCATGGACGCGGGGGCCCCAGAGCGAGCTGGACCTGACGGTGCCGAGCTAGCGTCCCCGCGCCGCGGATTTGTCGGCGGAAGCGGGCGAGGCGGTGGCCGGCCAGGAAGCCGAACCACCGCCCGAGTCGATTCAACAGGAGCCGGTCGGGGCGAAGCCACCTACCGGCCGCGGAGGTTCGCGGGACGGCCGGCCACCACCGCCGGTGTCGAACCGATCCGGAACCACCCGGGCCGCACCGTCGGTGCGACGCTCGCATACGAGGGAGGGCAACGGTGACGATCCGGGTATGGGACTACCTGCCGGAGTACCACGAGGAACGCGAGGAGGTACTCGCGGCGGTGACGAAGGTGTTCGAGTCCGGCCAGCTGATACTGGGTCCCAGCGTGGCCGGGTTCGAGGCCGAGTTCGCGGCGTACCACGGCGCCGCCCACTGCGCCGGCGTCGACAACGGCACCAACGCGGTCAAGCTGGGGCTGCAGGCGCTCGGCGTGGGCAAGGGCGATGAGGTGATCACCGTCGCCAACACCGCCGCGCCGACCGTGGTGGCCATCGACGGGACGGGCGCGAAGCCGGTCTTCGTGGATGTACGCGAGGACGACTTCCTCATGGACACCGACCAGGTCGCGGCCGCGATCGGCCCGCGCACACGGGCACTGGTCCCCGTGCACCTCTATGGCCAGTGCGTCGACATGGCCCCGCTGCGCCGGCTCGCCGACCGCCACAGCCTGGCCATCCTCGAGGACTGCGCCCAAGCGCACGGCGCGCGCCACCACGGCCGGCTGGCAGGCACGATGGGCGACGTCGCCGCCTTCTCCTTCTATCCCACGAAGGTTCTCGGCGCGTACGGCGACGGTGGCGCCGTGATCACCGGCGACGAGGACACCGACCGCAACGTCCGGCGCCTGCGCTACTACGGCATGGAAGACCGCTACTTCGTGGAGCGGGTTCCCGGACACAACAGCCGCCTCGACGAGGTACAGGCCGAGATTCTGCGGGGCAAGCTGCGCCGGCTCGACGCGTACATCTCCAAGCGCCGCGACATCGCGCGGCTCTACACCAAGGCGCTGGGCGACCTCGCCGAACCGGGCGGCCTCGTCCTGCCGACGGTCTCCTTTGGCAATGAGCACGTGTACTACCTGTACGTCGTTCGGCACCCCAGGCGGGACGAGATCATCGAACGGCTGCGCGCGTACGGCATCGCGCTGAACATCAGCTACCCCTGGCCGGTGCACACGATGGCCGGATTCGCGCACCTCGGATGCGCCAGGGGCTCGCTGCCGGTCACCGAGAAACTGGCAGGCGAGGTGTTTTCGCTGCCGATGTACCCGTCGCTGCCGTTGGACCGGCAGCAGACGGTGATCCAGGCCCTGCGCGAGGTGCTGGCCGGATTCTGAGACAACCCATCTGGTACGGAGGGAACACCATGCCGCGAGAACGGGCGACCGTCACCTGCAGAGTGTGCGACGGGACAGTCCACGAGTTCCTCGACCTCGGCCGTCAGCCGCTGTCCGACGCGTTCCGGGAACCGGACTGCGACACCGAGGAGTTCTTCTTCCGGCTCGCCGTCGGGCAATGCGAGTCGTGCACGATGGTGCAGCTCACCGAGTCGGTACCGCGGGACAAGATGTTCCACGAGGACTACCCGTACCACTCGTCCGGGTCGGCGGTGATGCGGGAGCACTTCGCGGGTGTCGCACGACGGTTCCTCGCCACCGAGTTGGCCGCGCCGGACCCGTTCATCGTCGAGATGGGCTGCAACGACGGCGTCATGCTGAGCACGATCCACCAGGCAGGCGTACGCCACCTGGGCTTCGAACCTTCCGGGCGGGTGGCCGAGCTGGCCCGCACCAAGGGCGTCCGGGTCCTCACCGAGTTCTTCGAGGACTCGACAGCGGCGCGGATCCGCGAGGCGGAAGGGCCCGCCCAGGTCATCTTCGCGGCGAACACCATGTGCCACATCCCGTACCCGAACTCGGTCTTCCGCGGAGTCGACGCACTGCTGGCACCGGACGGCGTGTTCGTGTTCGAGGACCCCTACCTCGGCGACCTGGTGGAGAAGACGTCCTTCGACCAGATCTACGACGAGCACTTCTTCCTGTTCAGCGCCCACTCGGTGCGGGCCATGGCCGAGCACCACGGATTCGAGCTGGTCGACGTGGAACGCCTGCCGGTGCACGGCGGCGAGGTCCGGTACACGCTCGCCCGGACCGGCGGACGCACACCCAGCGCCGCCGTCGCCGACCTGCTCGCCGAGGAGGACGCCCGCGGGCTGTCCGACATGGAGACGCTGCGTGGCTTCGCCGCCGGCGTGATGCGCGTGCGCGACGACCTGGTGGCACTGCTGCGACGGCTGCGCACCGAAGGATCCAGCGTGGTCGCCTACGGCGCCACGGCGAAAAGCGCCACAGTCACCAACTTCTGCGACATCGGGCCCGAACTCGTCTCCTACGTGTGTGACAGCACGCCCGCCAAGCAGCACCGCATGACGCCCGGCAAGCACATCCCCGTACGCCCGCCGACCGCGTTCCGCGACCCGTACCCGGACTACGCGCTGCTGTTCGCGTGGAACCACGCCGACGAAATCATGGCGAACGAACAGGAGTTCCGGCGCTCCGGCGGCCGATGGATCAGCTATGTGCCGAACGTCCGGGTGCTCTGAGGGATCGAGAGGGCTATGCGAGAACAGGACACCGCGGCACCGTCCCACGTCGGTGCCGAGGTGATGGAGACGGAACAGGCCCCCCGGCCGGCCGAGCCACCCGGCGACCTGACCACCGCCATCACCGCGCCAGGTGAACAGCTGCTGACCCTCCTGGACCGGCACCTGCCCCGGATACGCGCCCAGGCGGCGCCGAACGACCGGGACAGCACCTTCCCCGCCGCGACGTTCCACGGCTTCGCGCGCGACGGCGTGCTGGGCGCGACCGTGCCCGCCGAACTGGGAGGGATGGGCGTCAGCCGGCTTCACGACGTGGCGGTCGCGCTTTTGCGGGTCGCCGAGGCGGACGCCTCGACCGCACTGGCCTTGCACGCCCAGTTCAGCCGGGGAATCACCCTGACATACGAGTGGCTGCACGGCCCGCCGCCGACCCGGAAACTGGCCGAGCGGCTGCTGCGCGCGATGGCCCGCGGCGAGGCGGTGATCGGCGGCGCGGTGAAGGACCACGGACGAGAGACCACCCGGCTGCGCCCCGACGGCTCCGGTGGCTGGCTGCTGTCCGGACGCAAGACTCTGGTGACGATGGCGCCGATCGCGACGCACTTCGTCGTCTCCGCCCAGGCGCCGGCCGCCGGGGGAACAACGCTGCTGTACGCCCCCATCGTGGCACGGGACACCCCGGGGCTCTCCATCGTCGACGGATGGACCGGCCTGGGCATGCGGGCGTCCGGCACGCTCGACGTGGCGTTCGACGACTGCCCGGTGCCCGCCGGAAACCTGCTGGCGCGTGGCAGCGTCGGCGCGCACAGCGACGCGGCCCTCGCCGGGCAGGCGGTCAGCTCCGTCGCCATGCTCGGCATCTACGTCGGCGTCGCCCAGGCCGCCCGCGACCTCGCGGTGGAGACCATGGCCCGGCGGTCGGCCACACCGCCCGCGGCCTCACGCACCCTGGTCGCCGAGACCGAGGCGCGGCTGTACGCGCTGCGGGCCACCGCATCGGCTGCGCTCGTCAACGTCGACGAACTGTCGCCACGTCACGACATGGATCCCGATGAGCGCGGCCGGCGGATGATGACCCCGTTCCAGTGCGCCAAAGTCATGGTCAACCAACTGGCGGCCGCGGTGGTCGACGACTGCCTCACCGTGGTGGGCGGGGCCACCTACGCGGCGGAGCACCCGCTGGCCCGGCTGTCCCGGGACGTGCGGGCCGGCCGGTTCATGCAGCCGTACACGTACGCCGACGGGGTCGACTACCTGAGCGCCCAGGCGCTCGGTTTGGAAAGAGACAACAACTACGTGAGCCTGCGGGCCACCCGGCCGGTGGACAGCCGGTGACGGGCCGGCGCGGGCCCGTCGCCCGTGGCGGCTTCGTCCGCGGGATCCGGCACGCTCGCGATCCTGCCCAGGGCGGCGAGCGGGCAACTGTCAGACCAAGGGATACGGCTCCCTCCGCACGCGTCCTAGCGTCAGCCGTGCATCGAAGACGGCGGACATGAAGAAGGGTGGTGGCAGATCTCGTGGCTGATACGACCGAAGCCACACCGAAGAGCGGTGACCGGCAGGCGGTGTCGAGCGTGAAAAGGATGTTGACTCGCGAACAACTGGAAGAGTTCACCGAGCGCGGCTATATCGTGATCCCGGATGTCGTGCCGCCCGACCTGATCGCCGCCATCAACGCGGCGATCGATGAGCAGATCCGCGCGCGGCCTCCGGCGGAGGGTCACGTCGGGGTGGTCTACAGGTTCCAGCAGCTGACGGATTCGCCGGTGTTCGCGTCCTTGTTGCGCGACACCGCGGCCTTCTCGCTCGCCGAACAACTCGTCGGGAAGGGCGCGCTGGACTTTCCCGAGACAGCACAGACCGCTCTGACATACCCGCCCTTCAAGGACGCCCGGGAGAATCCGCACATCGACGGTGGAAAGGGGCGGAAGCCCGGTGATCCACCATGGACATTCACCATGCTCGCCGGGTTCTTCATGACCGACCAGTCGAGCGACGACACGGGAAACCTCTTCGTCTGGCCGGGAACACACCGCGATCACGCGAACCTCTTCCGCGAGCGCGGACCCGAAGCCTTCACGACGTATCCCCGTGTCCCCCTGCCTGAGCGGGACCAGGTGCGCGGCCGGCCGGGCGACATGCTCCTGAAGCACTACCTCCTCGGCCACAACGGCGGCCACAACACCAGCGATTCCGTCCGGCGCACGGTCTACTTCAGGCTCCGGCACCGGGAGCACGAGGCGAAGTGGCGTGAGGCCCTGCAAGATCCCTGGCACGACTACACGCCGCTGCGGCGGTTGCTGTCGTCGTCCGGTGAAACCGGTCAGCCGGATCGCCAGCTGTGAGATCTCGGTAGCTCCGCGGCTGTCCGCTCGTCACCGGCCTGCGGACAGCCGCGGTCGATGCCTTGGAGCAAAGCACGAGGAAGCCGACACATGGAAACAAGAATGCGAGGCAGAGGTGGGGACGAAGATGCCTGACGTCAACGATCTCGTGGACGTGGCGACCGGCGACGCCACTGTGGCCGAGACCGATGTCACGCTGCCCGGCGTCCTGCCCCTCGTGCTGGAGCGCGTCCACAGGTCCTCCACCCGGACAGGCCGGTGGTTCGGACGGTCCTGGACGTCGAGCCTCGACCAGCGCCTGCACGTGACCGGCGGACAGATCCACGCGAGGTTCGCCGGCGGACAGACCCTGACCTTCACCTCTCCGGGCAGCGCCGGTGATCCCCCCGCTGTCCCGGTGACCGGCCCGGCATGGCCGCTGCGGCAGAACCCGGACGGCTCCTACGCCATCAGCGACCCGCAGCGCGGCCTCACCTGGCGGTTCGAACGCCGGCCCGGATACGAGGACGACGAACTGCCTCTGGTCTCGCTCACGGACCGGACGGGCCACGAGATCACCTTCAGCTACGACGCTGTCGGCAGGCCGCTCAGCATCACCCACTCCGGCGGCTACCGCGTCCTGGTGACGGTCACCGACGAGCGCATCACCGCGCTGGCCCTCGCCGGCCGCGGCGGCCAGGACGACATCCCGCTGCGACGCTTCGAATACGACGATTCCGGCAACCTGTCCGGCGTCGTCAATTCCTCCGGCCTGCCGCGGCGCTTCACTTACGACGACATGGGTCGTCTGACCGGCTGGACCGACCGTAACGGCTACTCCTACCACTACACCTTCGACTCCGAAGGCCGGTGCGTCCGGGGAGAAGGCCCCGACGGTGTCCTGTCCGGCACCTTCGTCTACGAGCCCGGCGTCACTCGCTGGACCACCACCGACGGGGATGTCACCACCTACGCGATCAACGAGTCCGCCCACGTCGTCGCGGTCACCGACCCGATCGGGAAGACGACGCGGACGCAGTACGACGAACGCGGCCGTGTCACCGTCCGCACCGACCCCCTCGACAGGGTCACTCGACATGCCTACGACGAGCGCGGCAACCTGGTCTCGGTGACCGATCCGGCGGGCCACGAATACCACGTCTACGTCAACGACGCCTGCCTCCCGGAACGGATCACCGCACCGGACGGAACTGTCTGGCTCCAGGATTTCGACAAGAACGGCAATCTCACCGAACAGACCGCACCCGACGGCTCGGTGCTCACCTACGCGTACGACAGCCGCGGGCACCTCAGCCGGATGACCGGCGCGGACGGCGCGGTCACCACGATCGCATGCGATCCGGCCGGATTGCCCGTGGCCGTCACCAAACCCACCGGTGAAACGATCCGGTACGAGCGCGACCAGCTGGGACGAGTCGTGCGTGTCATGAGCTCCGACGGCGGGACGACGGCCCTCACCTGGACGACGGACGGCCTCCCCACCTCCCGGACCCTGCCGGACGGGTCGACCGACTCCTGGGCCTGGGACGGCGAGGAGAACCTCC encodes the following:
- a CDS encoding AfsR/SARP family transcriptional regulator — its product is MIFRVLGPLEVAVEGAAEKPSAPKVRWTLALLLLHANQVVGHSSILYELWGENPPCSAVATAQTYVYQIRKKYQRRFDRIGWGALVETRPSGYVLRAEESEIDAQVFERLSERARASLTAGHTEQAARQLREALALWRGRALADVSAGSVLAPRIMHLEKSRMRTLRLRIFADQRLGRHRELLPELQFLAAANPLDEWFHQQLMIALVETGRRADALEAYHRLQSTLGAELGVRPSPRLHKLRHDVLTGVPWTRGPQSELDLTVPS
- a CDS encoding class I SAM-dependent methyltransferase; this encodes MPRERATVTCRVCDGTVHEFLDLGRQPLSDAFREPDCDTEEFFFRLAVGQCESCTMVQLTESVPRDKMFHEDYPYHSSGSAVMREHFAGVARRFLATELAAPDPFIVEMGCNDGVMLSTIHQAGVRHLGFEPSGRVAELARTKGVRVLTEFFEDSTAARIREAEGPAQVIFAANTMCHIPYPNSVFRGVDALLAPDGVFVFEDPYLGDLVEKTSFDQIYDEHFFLFSAHSVRAMAEHHGFELVDVERLPVHGGEVRYTLARTGGRTPSAAVADLLAEEDARGLSDMETLRGFAAGVMRVRDDLVALLRRLRTEGSSVVAYGATAKSATVTNFCDIGPELVSYVCDSTPAKQHRMTPGKHIPVRPPTAFRDPYPDYALLFAWNHADEIMANEQEFRRSGGRWISYVPNVRVL
- a CDS encoding NADPH:quinone reductase, whose product is MKAIIYSSIGKSDVLRFVDRPVPEPGPGEVRVRVAVSGVNHSDWKGRQFGHRNGTLMFPEVIPHNDGSGVIDAVGAGVDRERIGQRVWVWEAAYKRPHGTAAEYAVVPSRQAVPLPAQVSFETGACFGLPAVAAQRCLLAGQKGPDRLGPGALSGRTVLVAGGAGAVGHTAIQLGAWSGATVIATVSGPKKAEMARRAGAAHTVEYRSQTAQSDIRALAPQGVDLIVEVAATENIATHLEVLAPNGTVAAYGTEGDSVLAFPTKKAIGRNLRFQFVLAMTLSAADKDLASADITRAAADGALAVGEEAGLPIHRFPLQRTGEAQDAVQAGVLGKVVVEIG
- a CDS encoding DegT/DnrJ/EryC1/StrS family aminotransferase, whose translation is MTIRVWDYLPEYHEEREEVLAAVTKVFESGQLILGPSVAGFEAEFAAYHGAAHCAGVDNGTNAVKLGLQALGVGKGDEVITVANTAAPTVVAIDGTGAKPVFVDVREDDFLMDTDQVAAAIGPRTRALVPVHLYGQCVDMAPLRRLADRHSLAILEDCAQAHGARHHGRLAGTMGDVAAFSFYPTKVLGAYGDGGAVITGDEDTDRNVRRLRYYGMEDRYFVERVPGHNSRLDEVQAEILRGKLRRLDAYISKRRDIARLYTKALGDLAEPGGLVLPTVSFGNEHVYYLYVVRHPRRDEIIERLRAYGIALNISYPWPVHTMAGFAHLGCARGSLPVTEKLAGEVFSLPMYPSLPLDRQQTVIQALREVLAGF
- a CDS encoding phytanoyl-CoA dioxygenase family protein, which produces MADLVADTTEATPKSGDRQAVSSVKRMLTREQLEEFTERGYIVIPDVVPPDLIAAINAAIDEQIRARPPAEGHVGVVYRFQQLTDSPVFASLLRDTAAFSLAEQLVGKGALDFPETAQTALTYPPFKDARENPHIDGGKGRKPGDPPWTFTMLAGFFMTDQSSDDTGNLFVWPGTHRDHANLFRERGPEAFTTYPRVPLPERDQVRGRPGDMLLKHYLLGHNGGHNTSDSVRRTVYFRLRHREHEAKWREALQDPWHDYTPLRRLLSSSGETGQPDRQL
- a CDS encoding phthiocerol/phthiodiolone dimycocerosyl transferase family protein, with the protein product MRRRIARSERMYVSEIRTQALQICVVRGGVDAGILDAAFTAVLAEAPGLRSRLEKDGDDYYLSLLEPSELPRLHVRRNEPGARLEEYNKPLHLGGPLARAVLLTGTDEDVVMFGVDHAISDGRSATAFCNRIWQRYIDIQSGGYSAPKPQQQQWPAPLEDWLPPRSDAELDAYVQERLERAEGAPVASLPFRAAGSLPPVPAESLMTSRRLRLTESQTTGLLAFAKHTGVSVNGLVAAALLAAVRAGLPEELADHRLSSFCTVDLRNQFAPGLGHEAMVPMVSWYRDLLHVPAGADLVKLGHRFSTELRAGIERGDAAMEMQALDRLLPHPQLWPTSLVLTNVGRIDGPPSPKGLKIVDMTKFPLSSRWDPERGAGPLLASPATIYGRFSIEMPYSTQCFTTAQMDSIHDHVRDSLLACADRAPGSRR
- a CDS encoding phytanoyl-CoA dioxygenase family protein — encoded protein: MAENDTITIRVDERIEQAIAALTRGGASATTAIEQAILESARRAAPAAPTEAMPDSIDSRTLSVRRMLTRDQLQEFAERGYIVIRDVVPPDILAAANAAVDDQLRMHPPQEGHAGPHFMFPKWEEEPALAALLRDTQAFSLAEELTGDGAMEYPWQTQIAMTYPPYTDDRGMPHIDGGMRRKADEPPRTFTVLAGFFLTDQDDDDTGNLYVWPGTHRAHAKYFREHGPDAFTSYPDIKLPEREQVRGRAGDMLLKHYMVGHNVGSNTSDSVRRTVYFRLKVRGHDATWRQILQNPWHDFTPLRPLVSAFEENDDSGR
- a CDS encoding arylamine N-acetyltransferase family protein — its product is MYDSDTYLRRLGYDPAAGRPAADLATLVALHKRHMETVPFNSAGSLAVPAASGRLVDLVDFDEDATFDSVVAAGNGGGCVQMTRLFLRLLRDLGFDADLIAGTTAEGRQSYGVEVEHMLILARVDGGSWLADIGYAGPSFVEPLRLDGAPGDQRQYGCRYRLIPGRDGVTLQRRPRLGQWSTVYEFTTHVRDRSDWAPAEKAINAALAAGGGGELYSRAVPDGQVVLKGRRYLTVRAGIEKTRTVTDDGDWHAYRSAILAGEVG